Proteins from a single region of Gordonia hongkongensis:
- a CDS encoding 3-hydroxybutyryl-CoA dehydrogenase — translation MTNQKISRVGVVGAGQMGAGIAEVCARAHADVLVYEHSRELVVAGRARILRSLDRGVSSGKLTERERDQASMRLRFTTDLGDFADRHLVCEAVVEDEVVKTEIFAQLDKVVTDPGAILASNTSSIPIMKLGMATQNTARVIGMHFFNPVPVLPLVELVTTLTTAPEIVERAEAFAHDVLGKQVVRSADRSGFVVNALLVPYLLSSIRMVESGVATVDDIDKAMVLGCAHPMGPLKLADLVGLDTIKAIADRMYEEFKEPLYAPPPLLLRMVEAGRLGKKADHGFYRYA, via the coding sequence ATGACAAACCAGAAGATCTCCCGCGTCGGCGTGGTGGGGGCAGGACAGATGGGCGCGGGGATCGCCGAGGTGTGCGCGCGGGCCCACGCCGACGTGCTCGTCTACGAGCACAGCCGAGAACTCGTCGTCGCCGGTCGCGCCCGGATTCTCCGATCACTCGATCGCGGTGTGTCGAGCGGCAAACTGACCGAACGCGAACGCGACCAGGCGTCGATGCGACTCCGCTTCACCACTGACCTGGGCGACTTCGCCGATCGCCACCTCGTGTGCGAGGCCGTCGTCGAGGACGAGGTGGTCAAGACCGAGATCTTCGCCCAACTGGACAAGGTCGTGACCGACCCCGGGGCGATCCTGGCGTCGAACACATCGTCCATCCCGATCATGAAGCTGGGCATGGCAACCCAGAACACCGCCCGCGTCATCGGCATGCACTTCTTCAACCCCGTACCGGTTCTCCCGCTGGTCGAACTCGTCACCACCCTGACGACCGCTCCGGAGATCGTCGAGCGCGCCGAGGCCTTCGCCCACGACGTGTTGGGCAAGCAGGTGGTCCGGTCGGCCGATCGATCCGGATTCGTCGTGAACGCGCTGCTGGTCCCGTATCTGCTCTCATCCATCCGGATGGTGGAGAGTGGTGTCGCGACCGTCGACGACATCGACAAGGCCATGGTCCTCGGGTGTGCGCACCCGATGGGTCCCCTCAAGCTGGCCGATCTGGTCGGACTCGACACGATCAAGGCCATCGCCGACCGGATGTACGAGGAGTTCAAGGAGCCGCTCTACGCACCGCCTCCGCTGCTGTTGCGCATGGTCGAGGCGGGGCGACTGGGCAAGAAGGCCGACCACGGCTTCTACCGTTACGCCTGA
- a CDS encoding helix-turn-helix domain-containing protein codes for MTPGEDRRRAVGARISAIRKQRGLSLSGLAREARIGKGSLSELEAGQRNPTLDTLYAIAGPLGVPLSALLGEESGVEGAGPHLAARVLHVEHHDDGSVTEVFWLRVSPGGTRESPAHGPGVVEHVHVVSGHLRAGRAGEERAAGPGESLHWLSDVAHTYRSDDGALAVLTIRTP; via the coding sequence ATGACACCCGGCGAGGATCGACGACGCGCGGTCGGGGCCCGGATCTCCGCCATCCGAAAGCAGCGGGGCCTGAGCTTGTCAGGCCTCGCCCGGGAAGCGCGAATCGGCAAGGGTTCGCTGTCCGAACTCGAAGCTGGACAACGAAACCCGACCCTCGACACGCTGTACGCCATCGCCGGTCCGCTCGGCGTGCCGCTGTCCGCCCTCCTGGGCGAGGAATCCGGAGTCGAGGGCGCCGGCCCCCACCTCGCCGCCCGGGTGCTGCACGTCGAGCATCACGACGACGGCTCGGTCACCGAGGTCTTCTGGTTGCGCGTCAGCCCGGGCGGGACCAGGGAGTCGCCCGCGCACGGGCCCGGCGTCGTCGAGCACGTACATGTCGTCAGCGGCCATCTCCGGGCCGGTCGCGCCGGCGAAGAACGCGCGGCGGGACCGGGCGAATCCCTGCACTGGCTGTCCGACGTTGCGCACACCTACCGCAGCGACGACGGCGCGCTCGCGGTCCTCACCATCCGGACGCCCTGA
- a CDS encoding heparin-binding hemagglutinin gives MTTTERNYAPLYAAVGAGDYAFAQVTEKLTELRERTEAAAETAQSRFDEAKTRIGSLSEEVPSDLDELRGKLTAEELKRLADPYVEKAYGFYTSLAERGEATLERLRTKPLVQENLSRAEKVYNDAVDLTEDALGVVSTQTRLVGDRAAKLAGRASEQVEDVAVAIEEAGSSVKEQADDAAKEIDGAAGTVEAKGRAAKASPAKKVAEAKDTPVPAVKKTAAKKAPAKKAPVKKPTTAK, from the coding sequence GTGACCACCACCGAACGTAACTACGCCCCCCTCTATGCCGCCGTCGGCGCCGGCGACTACGCCTTCGCCCAGGTGACCGAGAAGCTGACCGAACTGCGTGAGCGCACCGAGGCTGCTGCCGAGACCGCCCAGTCGCGTTTCGACGAGGCCAAGACCCGCATCGGCTCGCTGTCCGAGGAGGTCCCGAGCGACCTCGACGAGCTGCGCGGCAAGCTGACCGCCGAGGAGCTCAAGCGCCTCGCCGACCCCTACGTCGAGAAGGCCTACGGCTTCTACACCTCGCTCGCCGAGCGCGGCGAGGCCACCCTCGAGCGCCTGCGCACCAAGCCGCTCGTCCAGGAGAACCTGTCGCGCGCCGAGAAGGTCTACAACGACGCCGTCGACCTGACCGAGGACGCCCTCGGCGTCGTGTCGACCCAGACCCGCCTCGTCGGTGATCGTGCGGCGAAGCTCGCCGGCCGTGCGAGCGAGCAGGTCGAGGACGTCGCCGTCGCGATCGAAGAGGCCGGCAGCAGCGTCAAGGAGCAGGCCGACGACGCGGCCAAGGAGATCGACGGCGCCGCAGGCACTGTCGAGGCCAAGGGCCGTGCCGCCAAGGCTTCGCCGGCCAAGAAGGTCGCCGAGGCCAAGGACACCCCGGTGCCGGCCGTGAAGAAGACCGCCGCCAAGAAGGCGCCGGCCAAGAAGGCCCCGGTCAAGAAGCCGACCACCGCGAAGTAA